The following proteins come from a genomic window of Rutidosis leptorrhynchoides isolate AG116_Rl617_1_P2 chromosome 10, CSIRO_AGI_Rlap_v1, whole genome shotgun sequence:
- the LOC139872990 gene encoding cytochrome c produces the protein MASFEEAPPGDAKVGEKIFKTKCAQCHTVDKAAGHKQGPNLNGLFGRQSGTTAGYSYSAANKNMAVIWEENTLYDYLLNPKKYIPGTKMVFPGLKKPKDRADLIAYLKEATT, from the exons ATGGCGTCATTCGAAGAGGCACCACCCGGCGATGCAAAAGTAGGAGAGAAAATATTCAAGACAAAGTGTGCTCAGTGTCACACCGTCGATAAAGCCGCTGGTCACAAGCAAG GGCCGAATTTGAACGGGCTTTTCGGAAGGCAGTCTGGTACTACTGCAGGGTATTCTTACTCAGCTGCCAACAAAAACATGGCTGTGATTTGGGAAGAGAATACGCTCTACGACTACTTGCTTAATCCTAAAAAG TACATTCCTGGAACGAAGATGGTTTTTCCTGGACTCAAGAAACCAAAGGACCGAGCCGATCTTATTGCTTACCTGAAGGAGGCAACCACTTAA